In Nitrospirota bacterium, the DNA window ATGCCTTGGGTTTAAGCCAACTGTTATCTCGGATGTCTTAGTCAGGGTTTCAAGCTCTACTACGCTTATCACATTATTGCCCATCTCGGCTATATAGAGGTGTTTGGAATCCGACAAAAGCCCCCGTGGTATCCGTGCACTAATATCCTTTACCTTGACCCAGTCTCTCGGCTCAGGGGAATCTATCCTTATAACGCTTACTGTGTCAGAGTGCCAGTTTGAAACAAAGAGATATAATCCATCCTTGCTTGAAGTTATGACCTTTGGCGTAATGCCTGTCTCGATAAAGGGGAGCCTGACATCTTTAACGATATGATTGTCGCCATAGACCTCTATAGTTGCTTTCTTATAGGGCATGTCAGAGATGAATGGAGCGTTTTCTTTAAGGTCCCAGACAACCACTCCTCCTGCATTATGCAGGGAGACCCATAGGAAGCGTCCATCATGGGTTATATGTGCCTCTACAGGCTTTTCTTGAAGGGAGTTAAACCATATCTTTTTTTCGTAATCGAAACCCTTTCCCGAATGTGGAATGAATGAGAGTTTTCTTAATAAAGTCCTCGATTTTCTGTCAAACTCATAGACGCTCATACCCTCGAGGTTCATACAGTAGACCTTTGAGCCATCAGAACTTATAACGACTGATTTCACTCCAGCCCCAGCAGGGATAGTCTCTACATTGAGTAGCCTTATCTCTTCTGCATGGACTCCGCTGACAAACAATATTAATACTGCTAAGGCTATGACGATGCGACTTGTCATGGTAGTGCTTAATACTACCACAAAAACAGGCAATTAGAAACCCTTTCCCTCGCTTGACTTCAAGCCTCTTTTTCGTATATCTTTTAAACCATGACAATTAAGGTAGGAATCATAGGAGGCAGTGGGCTCGATGACCCGAAGTTAATGAAAGATGTAAGGGAAAAGGCTGTAAAGACTCCTTATGGAAAGCCCTCATCGGCTCTGACCATCGGCAGGATAAACGGTGTCGAGACAGTCGTCCTTGCAAGGCATGGCAAAGGGCATTCGATATATCCGACTGGCGTAAATTACAGGGCTAATATATATGCACTTAAGAAAGAAGGCTGTACACACATCTTGGCAGGAACTGCAGTTGGCTCTCTCAGGGAGGGCATAAAGCCCGGAGACCTCGTATTTCCCGACCAGTTCATAGACCATACAAAGCATAGGCCACTTACATTCCACGAAGAGAAGGTCATCCACACGCCAATGAGCGAGCCATTCTGTAAGGAGCTAAGGGCTCTTCTTTGTGGCTCTGCAAAGGAACTCAGGCTCAGGCACCACAAAAAGGGCACTGTCGTTACAATAGAAGGACCTCGGTTTTCCACAAAGGCAGAATCCCACATGTTCAGACTTCTTGGTGCCGATGTTATAAATATGTCCACTGTGCCTGAGGTAATATTAGCAAGGGAAGCTGGAATCTGCTATCAGAGCATTGCTATGTCAACGGATTA includes these proteins:
- a CDS encoding beta-propeller fold lactonase family protein; this encodes MPVFVVVLSTTMTSRIVIALAVLILFVSGVHAEEIRLLNVETIPAGAGVKSVVISSDGSKVYCMNLEGMSVYEFDRKSRTLLRKLSFIPHSGKGFDYEKKIWFNSLQEKPVEAHITHDGRFLWVSLHNAGGVVVWDLKENAPFISDMPYKKATIEVYGDNHIVKDVRLPFIETGITPKVITSSKDGLYLFVSNWHSDTVSVIRIDSPEPRDWVKVKDISARIPRGLLSDSKHLYIAEMGNNVISVVELETLTKTSEITVGLNPRHIAFRDGLLYTSLNIESMLAVVDTAKNTMVKTSTCKSPRTIALTGDGKTLFAVCYNSDMLQAFSADGLRPIGKWPSHSHPVGVDVFQDEDLIEVWVANYSSGTLKVFTFKQSPVRHEKPL
- the mtnP gene encoding S-methyl-5'-thioadenosine phosphorylase, translating into MTIKVGIIGGSGLDDPKLMKDVREKAVKTPYGKPSSALTIGRINGVETVVLARHGKGHSIYPTGVNYRANIYALKKEGCTHILAGTAVGSLREGIKPGDLVFPDQFIDHTKHRPLTFHEEKVIHTPMSEPFCKELRALLCGSAKELRLRHHKKGTVVTIEGPRFSTKAESHMFRLLGADVINMSTVPEVILAREAGICYQSIAMSTDYDCWKEGEEPVTWDMIVDIMTKNSENVKRLLINTIPKIKYIECQCRAV